The Poecile atricapillus isolate bPoeAtr1 chromosome 37, bPoeAtr1.hap1, whole genome shotgun sequence genome window below encodes:
- the SYVN1 gene encoding E3 ubiquitin-protein ligase synoviolin has product MLCTALVMAGSLALTTAVVAHAYYLKHQFYPTVVYLTKSSPSMAVLYIQAFVLVFLLGKFMGKVFFGQLRAAEMEHLLERSWYAVTETCLAFTVFRDDFSPRFVALFTLLLFLKCFHWLAEDRVDFMERSPNISWLFHFRIVSLMFLLGILDFLFVSHAYHSILTRGASVQLVFGFEYAILMTMVLTIFIKYVLHSIDLQNDNPWDNKAVFMLYTELFTGLIKVLLYMAFMTIMIKVHTFPLFAIRPMYLAMRQFKKAVTDAIMSRRAIRNMNTLYPDATAEELQAVDNVCIICREEMVTGAKRLPCNHIFHTSCLRSWFQRQQTCPTCRMDVLRASLPAQPPPEPPAPAPPPPGPQPPHLPQGILPPFPPGMFPFWPPVGPFPPVPGVQAPAGTDGSAATAGTAPGSRAGAAGAAGAGSEPGAAGAVPGLPLPPWVGMPWPPLFGVPPMPVPPAGFAGLTEEELRAMEGHERQHLEARLQCLHNIHTLLDAAMLQINQYLSVLAALGTPRAAPRPPPAREAPPEEPPAPGPSGATGATGNTGNTGATGNTDPAPPEDEEDAAEGAEPREGPDTAELRRRRLQRLGTPPH; this is encoded by the exons ATGCTGTGCACGGCGCTGGTGATGGCCGGGAGCCTGGCGCTCACCACGGCCGTGGTGGCCCACGCCTACTACCTGAAACACCAGTTCTACCCCACCGTGGTGTACCTCAccaaatccagccccagcaTGGCC GTTCTCTACATCCAGGCCTTCGTGCTGGTGTTCCTGCTGGGCAAGTTCATGGGCAAGGTTTTCTTCGGGCAGCTGCGCGCGGCCGAGATGGAG cacctcctggAGCGCTCGTGGTACGCGGTGACCGAGACCTGCCTGGCCTTCACCGTCTTCAGGGACGACTTCAGCCCGCGCTTCGTCGCCCTCTtcaccctcctcctcttcctcaagTGCTTCCACTGGCTGGCCGAGGACCGCGTGGATTTT ATGGAGAGGAGCCCCAACATCTCCTGGCTCTTCCACTTCCGAATCGTCT ccctgatgttcctgctgggaatcctgGACTTCCTCTTCGTCAGCCACGCCTACCACAGCATCCTGACCCGCGGCGCCTCCGTCCAGCTCGTCTTCGGCTTCGAG TACGCCATCCTGATGACCATGGTGCTGACCATCTTCATCAAGTACGTGCTGCACTCCATCGACCTGCAGAACGACAACCCCTGGGACAACAAGGCCGTCTTCATGCTCTACACCGAGCTCTTCACCG GGCTGATCAAGGTGCTGCTCTACATGGCCTTCATGACCATCATGATCAAGGTGCACACCTTCCCGCTCTTCGCCATCCGCCCCATGTACCTGGCCATGAG gcagtTCAAGAAGGCCGTGACCGACGCCATCATGTCCCGCCGGGCCATCCGCAACATGAACACGCT GTATCCCGACGCCACGGCCgaggagctgcaggctgtgGACAACGTGTGCATCATCTGCCGCGAGGAGATGGTGACGGGCGCCAAGCGCCTGCCCTGCAACCACATCTTCCACACCAG CTGCCTGCGCTCGTGGTTCCAGCGGCAGCAGACGTGCCCCACGTGCCGCATGGACGTGCTGCGAGCCTCGCTGCCGGCACAGCCGCCCCCGGAgccaccggcaccggcaccgcccCCGCCGGGGCCACAGCCCCCACACC TTCCCCAGGGAattctccctcccttccctccgGGAATGTTCCCGTTCTGGCCGCCCGTGGGGCCCTTCCCACCCGTTCCCGGTGTCCAGGCCCCGGCCGGAACTGACGGCTCGGCCGCGACCGCCGGCACCGCTCCCG gtTCCCGTGCCGGTGCCGCCGGCGCCGCCGGGGCCGGGTCGGAGCCGGGCGCTgccggggcggtgccggggctgcCGCTGCCGCCCTGGGTGGGGATGCCATGGCCCCCCCTCTTCG GCGTGCCGCCCATGCCGGTGCCGCCGGCCGGCTTTGCCGGGCTGACGGAGGAGGAGCTGCGGGCCATGGAGGGCCACGAGCGGCAGCACCTGGAGGCGAGGCTGCAGTGCCTGCACAACATCCACACGCTGCTGGACGCTGCCATGCTGCAGATCAACCAGTACCTGAGCGTGCTGGCCGcactggg gaccccccgagCTGCCCcccggccgccccccgcccgcgaGGCCCCCCCGGAGGAgcccccggcaccgggaccctCGGGAGCCACCGGAGCCACCGGAAACACCGGAAACACCGGAGCCACCGGAAACACCG ATCCAGCCCCGCCCGAGGATGAGGAGGACGCGGCCGAAGGCGCCGAGCCCCGGGAGGGCCCCGACACGGCCGAGCTGCGCCGGCGGcgcctgcagaggctggggacccccccccactga
- the LOC131591110 gene encoding uncharacterized protein LOC131591110 isoform X2, whose amino-acid sequence MGCSGLSFRSLWLWRQHREPLWPLGASLWLSRRCYCSIAAALRVLPAARRRHRPRGRSVPPHPGPAQRDGGGGARGETGRDRGALEGDGDGAQKTPMTPRGSWGPSTSQGDPNPSCIFWYQHSYGSCGYQSPWGYGHS is encoded by the exons ATGGGCTGCTCTGGCCTCTCCTTCCGGTCTCTATGGTTGTGGCGGCAGCATCGGGAGCCGCTCTGGCCGCTGGGCGCGTCTCTATGGTTGTCCCGCCGTTGTTACTGTTCGATAGCGGCGGCGCTGCGGGTCCTCCCGGCCGCCAGGCGGCGCCATCGCCCCCGCGGCCGCTCTGTCCCGCCACATCCGGGTCCCGCGCAGCGCGATGGCGGCGGAGGAGCCCGAGGAGAGACCGGGCGGGACCggggggctctggagggggaCGGGGACGGCG CTCAGAAGACCCCGATGACCCCTCGGGGCTCCTGGGGTCCCTCAACTTCTCAGGGGGACCCCAACCCCTCCTGCATCTTCTGGTACCAg cacagctacGGCTCCTGTGGCTACCAGAGCCCCTGGGGCTACGGCCACAGCTGA
- the LOC131591110 gene encoding collagen alpha-1(I) chain-like isoform X1 — MGCSGLSFRSLWLWRQHREPLWPLGASLWLSRRCYCSIAAALRVLPAARRRHRPRGRSVPPHPGPAQRDGGGGARGETGRDRGALEGDGDGGESPGAGGAQKTPMTPRGSWGPSTSQGDPNPSCIFWYQHSYGSCGYQSPWGYGHS; from the exons ATGGGCTGCTCTGGCCTCTCCTTCCGGTCTCTATGGTTGTGGCGGCAGCATCGGGAGCCGCTCTGGCCGCTGGGCGCGTCTCTATGGTTGTCCCGCCGTTGTTACTGTTCGATAGCGGCGGCGCTGCGGGTCCTCCCGGCCGCCAGGCGGCGCCATCGCCCCCGCGGCCGCTCTGTCCCGCCACATCCGGGTCCCGCGCAGCGCGATGGCGGCGGAGGAGCCCGAGGAGAGACCGGGCGGGACCggggggctctggagggggaCGGGGACGGCGGTGAGAGCCCGGGAGCGGGCGGGG CTCAGAAGACCCCGATGACCCCTCGGGGCTCCTGGGGTCCCTCAACTTCTCAGGGGGACCCCAACCCCTCCTGCATCTTCTGGTACCAg cacagctacGGCTCCTGTGGCTACCAGAGCCCCTGGGGCTACGGCCACAGCTGA
- the MRPL49 gene encoding large ribosomal subunit protein mL49 yields MAAMAALCRRLRALGRGVRGVQSPAGPPRYEESTAEFEFVERLLPPSRVPEPPPHPKYPTPSGWSPPAGPPPDLPYFVRRSRLHNLPVYLGQRQGRRLTALRRIHGDIWALERDLRAFLGSLGVGEVQAQVNEVTGTLRLRGHWGPEVRQWLLQRGF; encoded by the exons ATGGCGGCGATGGCGGCGCTGTGCCGGAGGCTGCGGGCGCTGGGccggggggtcaggggggtgcAG AGCCCGGCGGGGCCCCCCCGTTATGAGGAGTCGACGGCGGAGTTTGAGTTCGTGGAGCGGCTGCTGCCCCCGAGCCGCGTCCCCGAGCCGCCCCCGCACCCCAAATACCCCACCCCGTCCGGCTGGAGCCCCCCCGCAG GGCCCCCCCCGGACCTGCCGTACTTCGTTCGCCGCTCTCGCCTGCACAACCTCCCGGTGTACCTGGGCCAGCGGCAGGGCCGGCGCCTCACGGCGCTGCGCCGCATCCACGGCGACATCTGG GCGCTGGAGCGGGACCTGAGGGCGTTCCTGGGCTCGCTGGGGGTCGGCGAGGTGCAGGCGCAGGTGAACGAGGTGACGGGGACGCTGCGGCTCAGGGGGCACTGGGGGCCCGAGGTGCGGCAGTggctgctccagaggggcttctag
- the FAU gene encoding ubiquitin-like FUBI-ribosomal protein eS30 fusion protein: MQLFIRGQTLLTLELSGSETLAQIKERVAELSGIPPEDQVLLHAGTPLDDEAVLGQSPLPEFTTLDLSTRLLGGKVHGSLARAGKVRGQTPKVAKQEKKKKKTGRAKRRMQYNRRFVNVVPTFGKKKGPNANS, from the exons ATGCAGCTCTTCATCCGCGGCCAGACCCTCCTCACCCTCGAGCTCTCCGGCTCCGAGACCCTCGCCCAGATCAAG gagaGGGTGGCCGAGCTTTCGGGCATCCCCCCCGAGGACCAAGTGCTGCTCCACGCCGGGACCCCCCTGGACGATGAGGCCGTGCTGGGGCAGAGCCCCCTCCCCGAATTCACCACCCTGGACCTCTCCACGCGCCTGCTGGGCG GTAAGGTCCACGGCTCCCTCGCCCGCGCCGGCAAAGTGAGGGGCCAGACCCCCAAG GTGGCCAagcaggagaagaagaagaagaagacgGGGCGGGCCAAGCGGCGCATGCAGTACAACCGGCGCTTCGTCAACGTCGTGCCCACCTTCGGCAAGAAGAAGGGCCCCAACGCCAACTCCTGA